The nucleotide sequence GTGCCGGACGAGGAAACCGGCAGCCATGCCTCGCGCGCTTCCATCGAGGCCTATGCGCGCAATGCCCGCTACGGGCTGGTTTGCGAACCGGCCCGCGCCAATGGCGGCAAGTGCGTGACGGCCCGCAAGGGCACGGGCATGCTGCGCCTGAGCGTAAAGGGCCATGCGGCGCACGCGGGCGTGGCCCACGAGAAAGGTCGCAGCGCCATCCGCGAAATGGCCCACCAGGTGCTGGCGCTGGAAAGCATCACCGACTATGCGCGCGGCGTCACCGTCAGCGTCGGCACCATCGAGGGCGGCACCGCCACCAACACGGTTCCCGCGCTGTGCCGCTGCGTGGTCGACTTCCGGGTGCCCGACATGCCGGCGGCGGAAGACACGCTGAAGCGCCTGCGCGGCCTGCGGCCCGTGGGGCAGGACGTCAGCCTGGACATCGACGTCGAACTCAACCGGCCGCCCATGGTCAAGACCGAAGCCACCACGCAGCTGCTGGGCAAGGCCCGGCTGTTCGCCACGGCCGCCGGCTTCACGCTGGACGACGCGCCCATGACGGGCGGCGGCAGCGACGCCAATTTCACGTCCGCCATGGGCGTCCCCACGCTGGACGGTCTGGGCGCCGACGGCGACGGCGCGCATACCCTGCACGAACACATCCTGGTCAGCACGCTGGGCGCCCGGGCGCGGTTCTGGTATCTGCTGCTGAAAGACCTGGAGTAAGGCCCCTGCCGTACGCGGCAATCGCCTCAGATCGCCGGCCACGGCAAGCGGTACGACAGGCCGGCCAGGTCGTTGACCGGCCCGATCACCGTG is from Bordetella bronchialis and encodes:
- a CDS encoding M20 family metallopeptidase, whose product is MSALPSSPALPSSADIAAGLRTWIECESPTSSPEGVAAMARLVQADAQAAGLRTELKPLGDTTGPLLVVSNRAADDTRPGILILAHMDTVHPIGTLKETPYRIEGDKLYGPGCYDMKAGIYMALQALGRLSAPGATRLPVDMVLVPDEETGSHASRASIEAYARNARYGLVCEPARANGGKCVTARKGTGMLRLSVKGHAAHAGVAHEKGRSAIREMAHQVLALESITDYARGVTVSVGTIEGGTATNTVPALCRCVVDFRVPDMPAAEDTLKRLRGLRPVGQDVSLDIDVELNRPPMVKTEATTQLLGKARLFATAAGFTLDDAPMTGGGSDANFTSAMGVPTLDGLGADGDGAHTLHEHILVSTLGARARFWYLLLKDLE